In Silene latifolia isolate original U9 population chromosome X, ASM4854445v1, whole genome shotgun sequence, the following proteins share a genomic window:
- the LOC141619266 gene encoding uncharacterized protein LOC141619266, producing MQVKPPAYTSWYWRKVCQIRDTFDEALQQQLWSGHIGREYSIAKGYEWLREKGDKVQWSGLVWNKWSFPKHSFLVWIYQHGNLNTNAKLFSLGIREDDTCFLCGQDRETLEHLFFACRYSREVLGSTGSHLWNRIPQTNIMGLRLSRRGTKEEKGVINVVINASIYLIWQQRNSCRIDECVLRPSKLVKQLTQDMKIRFSSLIQGNGDGGDYVRKFMAGDECNS from the coding sequence atgcaagttaagcCTCCTGCCTACACTAGCTGGTACTGGAGAAAAGTGTGTCAAATCAGAGATACCTTTGATGAAGCTTTACAGCAACAACTATGGTCTGGGCATATAGGACGGGAATATTCCATAGCCAAGGGCTATGAATGGTTAAGAGAGAAAGGAGACAAAGTTCAATGGAGTGGCTTAGTTTGGAATAAATGGTCATTCCCAAAGCATAGTTTTCTGGTGTGGATTTATCAACACGGAAACTTGAACACAAATGCTAAGCTATTCAGTTTAGGGATCAGGGAGGATGATACCTGCTTCCTCTGTGGTCAGGATCGGGAGACTCTTGAGCACTTGTTTTTCGCTTGCAGATATAGTAGGGAGGTTCTTGGTAGTACGGGCTCGCATCTTTGGAATCGGATCCCACAGACTAATATTATGGGGTTGAGGTTGAGTAGAAGAGGAACTAAGGAAGAAAAAGGAGTAATAAATGTTGTGATTAACGCATCTATATACCTTATTTGGCAGCAAAGAAACTCCTGCAGAATAGATGAGTGCGTCTTGAGACCGTCGAAACTTGTGAAACAGCTCACTCAGGACATGAAGATCCGATTCTCTTCTTTGATCCAGGGAAATGGAGATGGTGGTGACTATGTTAGGAAGTTTATGGCTGGAGATGAATGTAATTCCTAA